The Sphingobacteriales bacterium nucleotide sequence GCAAATGCAACCAATCATACAATGGAAGTTTATTGTCTAAAATTTCTTCATCATAAATAACATCGTATGGAATTTCAGCATAGGTTAATGCTAATGTCACTGCATCATCCCATGGATTATTTGTTTTCGGCGAATAGACTGCAACTTTTGGTGCTTTTTCCAATCGTACTACATCCATGTTTATTTCAGGATTAGAAATCTCTTCTAAAATAGATGCCATTTTTGCATCAGCAATTAACTCATAACTTACATTTCTTATCAAGCATTCTTTTTCAATTGCTGTTTGTTGTTGTATGGCAAAAGAACCACCTCTGTAGTTGAGCAACCAATCTACAGGAATATCTTTTGTGAGTGACCAATAAGCTATGCCATATGCTTTTAAATGATTCTTCTGAGCATCATCCATTGGAATTAATAAGTATGCTTGCTTTGCTTTGGGCAAAACATACAAACATAAAGATGCTAAAAAGTGAATATCTCATTTATTTTGATAATGTTACAAATATAATACCATAAAATTATATTGTTTAGTGATAAATCATTTGTCTTACTACTGTTTGTGTGAATTATTGTTATTTTTCTTAATTGCTTATGCAAATAAAAAAGGTATCATACAAAGATGATACCTTTTGATTGTAATATTTAATGAGTTTTTTAAGCTATAGCAGCCTCGTATCTTGCAGAAACTTCTACCCAATTGATTACATTGAAAAATGCATTTATGTAATCTGGTCTTCTATTTTGATAATTTAAGTAATAAGCATGCTCCCAAACATCTATTCCTAAAACTGGTGTTCCAGGACATTCAGCAATATCCATAGTTGGATTGTCTTGGTTTGGTGTAGAACAAACACATAATGATTTGTCTGATTTTATACATAACCATGCCCAACCAGAACCAAATCTTGTAGTTGCTGCTTTTGCAAACTCATCTTTAAATGCTTCAAAAGAGCCGAATGTACTTTGTATAGCCTCAGCTAGTTTTCCACTTGGTTCGCCACCACCATTTGGCGACATAATTGTCCAAAATAAACTGTGGTTAAAATGTCCACCACCATTATTTCTAATAGCTGGAGATAATTTTGAAATGTTACGCATTAATTCATCTAAAGTTTTTCCATCATTTTCTGTGCCTAGCACAGCAGCATTTAAATTATTTACATACGCTGCATGGTGTTTCCCATGATGAATTTCCATTGTCTTGGTGTCAATGTTTGGCTCTAATGCATCGATAGCATAAGGCAATTGTGGTAGTTCGAAAGCCATATTTTATTTTTTTTTGATTAATAATGATATATTCTTTGGCTAAAATAGCAAAATGAAATAAATAATGCAATTCATTAACCTATTTTATGAATGGATATGATATAAAATAGACTTTTGTGTTATGTGGTTGATTTTTAATTTAGATATAATAATTAAGTTTAATAAACCATATATCATCTTGATATTAGTCAATTTTATAAAATTATTTAGCACAATAATTGTTATATTTACAATAATGAGAAAATTGGTGTTTTTATTTTTTATTTGTCTTTCTTGTACAAGTCAAATGTTTGGACAAAATGAAGAAGAGGGTATTTATGAAAATCTAGAAAGTGCTTTGAAAAATCCATTTAATGTTAAACAATTAGTGTTGACTAATTTGCAAATGAAAGAATTGTCAGATACCATTTTAGCATTTCCCAATTTAACAGTATTAGATATTTCATCCAATCAACTAAAATCATTGCCGAATTGGATAATACAGCTTTCTAAATTAGAAAGTATCAATTTAAATTATAATAATTTTGATACAATACCAGATATTTTATTTTACTTGAGTAATTTACGCTACTTAACTATAAATAATAATTGTCTTAAATTTGTTCCTGATAAAATTAGAATTCTCTATAATCTAGAATATTTAGATATATCTAATTCAGAATTTTCTGAAATACCATCATCGATTTTTAAATTAGAAAAATTAAGACAATTAATATTTATGAGTTCACAGTTGACTGGAATATCAAAGGAGATAGGTAATTTAAAAGAATTAGAAAAAGTAATATTCACAGTTAATAAGATTCAACATATTCCAGATGAATTAATTTTATTGCCTAAAATGAGATATATTGGGATTGGGAATAATTTACTAGAAACAATCAATCCCAATATTTGCAAAGCAAAGAATCTAAACTATGTTGCTTTCTTAGGAAATAGACTAAAAGAATTGCCAGACTGTTTCTTTGATTTGCCCAAAATTCAATATATCAATGCAGGTGATAATATGTATTCGGAAGATAAAATAAAGAAATATAGATCAATATGTGAAAAGCTTGGACTAACAAGTATTGTATTTGAGAAAGAAATGAATATTTCAAAATTTCATTAATACTACTTTAGGTTATTTTATTAGCTAATTACAGAAAATCAAAATAATATAATATCTGTTTTGATTTAGTTGTTCATAAGTACCTGATTACTATATTGGATTATTTATTATATTTCATTAGTGTCCGATAAAAATACGGAATAATTTTTTTGATATTGATTATCAATATAAATGTGTGATAAAATTACAATAAAACAAAAGCAGGTTATCCTGAAAATAATTGTATTTGATTTTGTGTAGCAACGATGTAGTGTTTTTGTGGATTTTTGAGGAATGATTTTAGGTTGATGTAGTTAAATAAATGTGTTCTGATTAGTGAACAAAGATTTGCAAATGCCCATTTTCGTTTTTCTACTTTTCTTTGAATAACGGTGATAAGTAAATTGTAAATAAGCGTACACCAAATCTGTATAATAATTGCATTTTCATTATCACCTAAAAAATAATTAAGTGGAAAATTTTGTTTGAGTTGTTTGTGCAATAACTCAATTTGCCATCGTTGCTTGTATATTGTAGCAATTTGTTCTGGTTTTAAATCGTAGATATTGGTAATAAATTCGTAGCATTTGTTATGCTGTTCGCTCCAATAGGCAATTCTACGAAGTGGCAATTGCCTTGTTATTGTGCCATTTTCTCTAATACCCAATTCTATTTGCTCATCTTTCAAAATAGCATCATCTTTGCAGTTATCCAAACTAAATTCTTCTTTAGAACTAAACTTTGCATTGTCTTTAATACGGGTTACAAATGGTATTTGTGTTTGATTAAATCTCTCAAAGAGTAGATAATCAACATAACCTCTGTCAAAGCAATAGATGGTGTTGGAGTCAAAAGAAATATGCTGGATAAAGTTACTATCATGAACAGTAGCATCTGTAAATTTTACTAAAGTAGGCAAATTATAATCTGCTCTAATTTGCAGATGCACTTTAATACCACCTTTATTTTTGCCATTTATCGGTTTACGCCCAACACATTTTAAGATGTCTTTAAACAAGAAAATAGTAGTAGAATCGATAATGGACAGCTCTTTACCATAACTTTCTCTAAATCGGCTGTCCGATAAAGTTGATTTATAAAAAGCCAACAAGTCATAATAGATTTGTTCAAACACAACAGCATTTCTACGTTTGTTAGCATCACCAAGCGTACTCTTTTTAGGTGGTTGTTTGAGTTTAATATGTTTGAGTTTGCCTTCTAAACCTAATAAATTAGTACAAACCTCACGAAGCGAAGTACTGTTGGAGCCAACACAAAACAACATCGTTACTAAATGTTCTAGTGTTGTAAATCGTTTGATATATCTATCACTGTTATGCTTGTTAACAGCTGTATCAATAATAGAATTAGGAATTAAAGAAATCAGCTGTCCGAGAACCGAATTACCAAAATTATGCGTACTTTTATTCATATAGTAAGTTGTGCAAAAACAAACTATATATTTTGAGCCATAATCCCAAAATTATGGCTCTCTTTTTTTATCTTTATCGGACACTAATGATTATTTATGCAAATTAAAAAAGGTATCATACAAAGATGATACCTTTTGATTATAATATTTAATGAGTTTTTTAAGCTATAGCAGCCTCGTATCTTGCAGAAACTTCTACCCAATTGATTACATTAAAAAAAGCATTTATGTAATCTGGTCTTCTGTTTTGATAATTTAAGTAATAAGCATGCTCCCAAACATCTATTCCTAAAACTGGTGTTCCAGGACATTCAGCAATATCCATAGTTGGATTGTCTTGGTTTGGTGTAGAACAAACACATAATGATTTGTCTGCTTTTACACATAACCATGCCCAACCAGAACCAAATCTTGTAGTTGCTGCTTTTGCAAACTCATCTTTAAATGCTTCAAAAGAGCTGAATGTACTTTGTATAGCCTCAGCTAGTTTTCCACTTGGTTCGCCACCACCATTTGGCGACATGATTGTCCAAAATAAACTGTGGTTAAAATGTCCACCACCATTATTTCTAATAGCTGGAGATAATTTTGAAATGTTACGCATTAATTCATCTAAAGTTTTTCCATCATTTTCTGTGCCTTGCACAGCAGTATTTAAATTATTTACATACGCTGCATGGTGTTTTCCATGATGAATTTCCATGGTTTTAGTGTCAATGTGTGGCTCTAATGCATTTGTAGCATAAGGCAATTGTGGGAGTTCGAAAGCCATATTTTTATTTTTTTTTTGATTAATAATGATATATTCTTTTGCTAAAATAGCAAAATGAAATAAATAATGCAATTCATTAACCTATTTTATGAATGGATATGATATAAAATAGACTTTTGTATTATATAGTTGCTTTTTAATTTAGATAGAATAATTAAGATTAACAAATCATACATCATCTTGATATTAATAATGTTATATACAAGTAGTAACAAATCTTTAATTAACAAAAAATTAACCTTATTATTGGGTCATAAATTAATGGGTGTGCATTTTTTATATATATTTGTAGAATAAAAATTATTGATTATGAATAGATTTTACATGTTTCTTACTCTTTTTATTGTATTTAATCTTAACACTGCTACAGCTCAGAACGAGTTTTTTATAAATGAGGCTGATGTGTTTATTAATGATAAACTAAGTACAATAATACCAACACTGAGAGTTAATGGCGAAATTATTAATAATGATGGAGCATTTAATAACTCGGCAGGCTTAATTGAACTAACTGGAAATTGGACAAATACCGTTCCGACAAAACAGTATACTTAAACAGGAATTAAAAGATTTTTGAGTACAGATGGACATCTTATTTCAGGAACATGGAATGGGACAACATCTAACCAAAACCAATTTTATGATTTAGAAATTTTAAAAACTGTAGCAACTGGTCAATATGTGTCTATTGCAAATAATGTAAATGTAAACGCCTTAGGTAGTTTATCTTTTACAAGCAATTTCGGAATTATTAGAACTGATGCAAGTAGCCATGCGGATGATGGTAGTGCTTATGCAAACGAATTGTATTTACAGAATCCTACAAACGCAAAGTTTAGTGGTTATAGTACAGGCAATGGTGCCATCACAAAATATATAGAAGGCAAATTAAGAAGACAAATTAACAATACCGGTGCACATTTTTTTCCAATAGGCGTAGCACCAGCATCTTTAGATGGCATGGAAGCATTTGATTTGAATTTTACTGCAAATCCAAATAATAATTTTTTAGGATTAATAAAACCAGCCACCACTGCACCATTGCACAGAAATATAGTTTGCGATGTTGGTCAAGACCCAACTAGTGCAGTAGCAAATCCATTTACAGATTGTATTGGCGGACCAGATGGAATTTTGGATTTATATATATTGGAATCATCTAACGATTTGTCGCACGAGTGGGTAGTAACTCCAACAGGAAGCACCACAGGATATGCCTATGGAATTACAATGTACCCTGGCAGTGTATTAGATCCAGATACATATTATACTATTCCAAATGCATGTAGCACACCATATCAAACGCAGAGACTAAGAATATTAGCTAAAAATGGAAAGCCAGGTGGCGATGTTTCATCAGGACCATTTTCACCATTTCCATTTGCACATTTAACATGTTATGGCTATTGTGCTTTTGATAATGCAGATTTGAATATTAGCTTAAATAACCAAACATCATTTTCTTCATTTAGAATACATGGAACAATAAACCAAAATAGCACTGCACTTCCTGTAGAATTATTGAGTTTTACAGCCAAAGCAATCAAAAACCAATACATACAATTAGATTGGATAACAGCATCTGAGACTAATAATTATGGATTTGAAATATATAGAAGTACTGATGCAGTAAATTTTAATAAAATTGGATTTGTTGCAGGCAATGGAAATAGTAGCATAGATATAGCCTACCAATTTGATGATAAAGATGTAGTTGTAGATATTGTATATTATTATAAATTAAAACAAATAGATTTTGACCAAAAATACCAATTTTCTAGAATAGAGAAAGCACAATTAAAAGGGAATAATTTATTTTCAATATCTGAAATATATCCAAATCCAAGTAATTCAGATGCCTATATAGACATTTATTCACCTACAGAAAGTGAAATTAAATTAGATATCTACAATCCATTAGGACAAAATATGAAAATATATAAACAAGCATTAAAAGAAGGAGTAAATAAAATTAAGATAGAATCTAACGACTTAGCCACAGGTAGTTATATTGTAAGACTAAATCACAACACAGAAAACTTTACTAAAAAACTAATCAAAAAATAATAAATAAATTAATCACTAAGTTAAATTAAACACAACAATATGAAAAAAAATTACATTATATTATGCTTATTACTATGTATTGTACAAGGCATAAGAGCACAAGGCAACGTAGGTATAGGTACCAACACACCAGATGCTTCAGCTAAGTTAGATATTAGCTCAACAAACATGGGTTTGCTAATTCCAAGAGTAAGTTTGACGAATACTGGAACATGGGGTCTAGCAGCTGGTACTGGCACAGTAGGTATGATAGTTTATAATACCAATGCTGCGATAGCTGGCACAGGAGCAGGAGGTGCTGGCTTTTATATTTGGAATGGATCTTGGGGAAAAGTAGTAACAGGAACAATTGCCACACTTACAGATGGTAAAGTTTGGATTGGTAACGCTTCCAATGTACCAACAGAACAAACTATGAGTGGTGATGCTACAATAAGCAATACAGGTGTGTTAGATTTGAATAATTTAGCTGTAGAAACAGCAGAAATAAACGATGCTGCTGTAACTACTATAAAAATTGCTGATGCTAATGTAATCACTGCAAAAATTGCAGATAATGCTGTAACAGGTGCCAAGATAGACATCAGTGGAAATACAAACGGCTCATTGATGTATTATAATGGCACAGATTGGGTAAATGTAGCACCAGGAACAAGCGGACAAATATTAAGAACTAATGGTGCAGCCGCACCTACTTGGGTAACACCTGGTAGTTTAACAACCAACACCTTAACTAATACAACCAACACCATAACTAGTACAGTAAATGGTGTAGCAGCCACAGCACCAGCAGTAAATACAGTATCAAATACATCAAGTACTAATACTTTATCCACAATTGTAAATGGAGTAGCAGGTACAGGTGTAAATATAATAAATAGCAACGCACTTTCTGCATCAAGTGGCAATCTTACTTCAACTGTAAATGGAGTAGCAAGTAATGATTTAAACTTAAATACTGCTATTGTAAAGAATGATATTACTACTGGGACAACAGGAATAACAGTTACAAATGGTGCTGGACAAGTAGTAGGTGGTTCTAATGTTGCAATAAATGTTGCCACAAATAGTTCATCCTCACCAGGTTTAGTAACATCTGGTTCAGGTCAAAATAAAAAAGTTTGGGGTACAGATGCTTTAGGAAATCCAGCATGGATAAACGCTACTTTAAATACAAAAGCACAAAATGGCGTAAATATTGCAACCACTGCACCCAATGCTACTGCAACTGATCCTTATATAGAATTAGGTGGAGACTTGGTAAGAAATACTACAATTACTCAAGATGGATCAGAATTTTTAACTTTTACTAATGCTGGAACTGCAAATACAACTATAAATTTAACTTCCACTGGAGATTTTAACGTGCAAGATAATGGAAGTGATAAATTGTCTGTTTTAGATAATGGAGATGTAATTATTAACGACGCTAATGGTGCTTCAATTTTTAGAGTAGAAGGAGATAACGATGCAAATTTAATTAAAACTGTTAATGGTGCAAGTGCAGCGGCTGATGTAGTGGGCATTGGTGTAACAGGTACTCCAATAAATAAACTAGATATTGAAGGAAAATTAAGAGTAGGTGGTGGTGTAATACAGAACGGAACAACAGCAGTTAGTACTACAACAGACTTAGGTTTATATTCATTAACTAGTGGTAACTGGATACGAATAGTCTCAAATGCCGCACCAATTAAATTTTTTACAGACCAAGGCGGTACTACAGGTTCTGGTACAAATGCTACTATGGCTGTAGATAATGCCAATGGCGGTGGTGTAATGATTGCTGCAGAAACAGGCGGAACAGGTAATGCAGGCTCACCAAATAGTAGAGCTGCATTAGAAATTTCTTCTACCACTAAAGGTATGTTAACACCACGTTTAACTACTACACAACGTGATGCCATGGGTACTACACTTACAGAAGGTTTATTAATATATAATACAACGAATGATTGCTTTGAATTTTGGGATACAAAATCAACACCTGCAGGTGGTAATGGCTTTTGGAATAGTTTGTGTCAATGGTGTAAAAATGTAGTGGTTATTAGTGGCAACCAAACTGGTTATAATTTAAATTCAGCATTAGGTGGTGCAAGAGCAGAAAACTATTGCCTATATATAAATAGTGGAGTTACATTACAAGCCTCTGGAAATGGTGGTGGATCTAGTGCAGCAGGTAACCCTGGTTTTGATGCTTCTACTATGCCAAGTGGTTCGTATGTTTATTTATACAACTATGGAACCATATTAGCAGGTGGTGGTAACGGTGGACGAGGTGGTCAGGAGTCTGATGGAATATGTAAAGGTGATGATAATGGTGGCGGTGGTGGAACTGGAGGCCATGCAATTGTAGCAGGCAGTAATGCACCTGTTGTAGTCTTTAATTATGGTTTAATCCGTGCTGGCGGTGGCGGCGGCGGTGGCGGCGGTAGAGGTTGCTGTTCATCTTCTGGAGGTGGCGGAGGAGGAGCTGGAACACCTGTAGGTAGTGGTGGAGCTAATAATAATTCTAATTGTGTATCTGGTTTCGTTTGTAGTTGTGGTAGAACGTCGACTAGCACAGCTGGTACTGCAGGCGGTGCAACAACTGGAGGTCCTGGTGGTGGTGGTTCTAATTCAGGATCAACAGGTTGCCCTGGTACTTGTAATGGTTCTGGATCTACTACTGGTGGTACAGGTGGTACACCTGGTGTTGCTGGTGGTACACCTGGTGGTACAAACCCTGGTGCTGGAGGTGGTGCTGGCTTAGCTATGAAAACAAATGGTAGTGGTTCTTCTATTACTACAATGACTGGTGGTACAACAACAGGTAGTACTGCGCCATAATCTTATATGTTTTAAACAAATTTACAACACCTTACACTTATATGATAAGGTGTTGTTTTTTTTTACAATCTTAAATTCATCAGTGCTTGAAAAATACATTTAAAATATTAATTCTTTCTTTAATGATTATTAGTATTGATAGCTTGGCACAAGTAATTCCAGTTGGTAATATATCAAGTAGCAATACTACAACCTTTCAGCAACTTACACAAATGGAAATTGAAAATATATTATCACCTTCTGAAGGGTTTATAGCTTTTAATAAAACGACTAATTGTGTCAATTATTATTTAAATAATCAATGGAATGAATTGTGCGGTTCTTGTATTCCTAAACCACCGGTAGCACCCGATATAGATAGTATAGTAATTGATGACTTAGATATTATTATTTATTTTAAAAAAAATGAGACAAGCAATATTAACCAAGAGTTAAATGCTCTATTATTGCCTGATAGTATACTAACGTATACAACAACCAATCAGATAATTTTTAAGAATGTGGTTGCTGGAAATCATTTTGTAAAATATTATAATAAAAATAAATGTGGAAATGGAATTAGTAGAACATCTCCAAATATAGAAATACAACCCAAAGATGTTTGTGGTAATTTTGAACTGGAATTTAATCAGCAACAGATTCCTATTAATACATTCATAAATAAATGCTGGTTTACTTCAGATATCACAAGTGTACCAAACGTAAATACTAAAGATATTTTTATTTCAAAAGAAGGAAATTATTACTATAATGCTAAAATACTCATTAACAAAAATGTTTGCCCTGTTGGATGGCATATTCCTAGTTTAAAAGATGCAGAAGAATTAAGTAAATATTTATTAGACAATGAAGCAAGAATAGCAAAATTTAGTCCGTCATTAAATGGTTCCTATTCACCTAAAGAAAAGCTAGTAAATTATGGAACTGGTTCTGCTTATTGGATTAAAGATGGAAATACTGAAAAAGTATTTGTTGTAAATAAATTAGGCACAATGATTGTTGATGTTACCAAACAAAATGTATATACAACCATACGATGTGTAAAAGACTAAAAATATTAATAGTATTATTTATAAATATACTAAATATTAATTTATTTGCTCAAAATAATGGGCTTTTATTTTTTACTCAAAAATGTGCTTCGTGCCACAATCCTAATGGATCTGCTCCTTTTAATTTATTAACCTATGAAGATATTGCATCTAAGCGTGCTATGATACAATATGTAATAAATGAAAATATAATGCCTCAATGGCGTCCAGATACTAGCTTTTCTAAATTTAAAAATTGCAGAGCACTTAATAAAAATGAAAAACTGGAAATATTAAATTGGGTCAAAACTCTTAAAAAAGGAGACGGATTACCAAAAATAAACACAAATGAATTGTTATCAGCAAATAAAGATATTATACAATTAGAATATCCTATAAAAATAAAATTGCCATCAAATCCAAAAGATACTACAATAGTTTTTGAATATCCCTATTCCATTGAAGATTCTATTGGAATCTCTCAAATCATATTTTATTGTTCAGATATGAAATTATTACATCATGTTAATTTTTTTATTTCAGATTCATTAAAATTAAGAACAATGAACTTAGAAGAAGCAATGTTGCTGAAAGAAAATTACATGAAATTCTTTGATATTGCATTTGGCTATGCTCCAGGCAACAAACAACAACCATTTGATAATGGTTTTGGTTATATGCTTCCAAAAGCGGGATTGATAAAAGGAGACTTACACCTATCGCCTAATTTTAAAGAAAGAGAAATTGTTTTTGGCGTTAAATTGGTTAAATCTAAAATACCAATTATACATAAATTATTTTTACACAGTCCAGCAAAATTAGATAATGCTGAACCATTAGTATTAGAACCCAATAAAGAAAAATATTTTAAACAATATTATACAACAACTGCAGATGTTTATGTAAAATATTGCCATCCTCATATGCATGTTTTTGGTAAATGCTTTTTAAGCTATGCCATCACTCCTTCTAATGATACCATAAACTTAGTGAAGATAGATAAGTGGAATTTCTATCAACAAGAATTTTATGAATTTGAACAAGCAGTATATATTCCTAAATACAGTAAAATATATTATGAAGCATGGTATGATAATACTGCTAAAAATCCCTACAATCCTTTTTCACCTCCTATATTTATAACTGAAGGCAACTCAACTAACCAAGAAATGTTATTAAATTATTTAATATGCTTTAATAAATGAAACATCTTATACCTATATTTTTTTTACTTTAATATTATCATATAATTCAATTGGGAAAATTAAAATTGAAAAACTTCCTAAAAGTTTATACAATTTGGAAACAAAGAAAGAAAGTAGGTTAAAGAAATGGAACCATAATAAAAATGGTGCTATTTTAGTTTTTTTTTCGACAACCTGCCCTATATGTTTAAATCATATAATAGAGTTAGATTCAATTTACAATATTTGTAAGAGAAAAAATATTGGGATGTATCTTATCTTGCCACACTCTCTTTATCTTCGTTCAA carries:
- a CDS encoding superoxide dismutase, with amino-acid sequence MAFELPQLPYAIDALEPNIDTKTMEIHHGKHHAAYVNNLNAAVLGTENDGKTLDELMRNISKLSPAIRNNGGGHFNHSLFWTIMSPNGGGEPSGKLAEAIQSTFGSFEAFKDEFAKAATTRFGSGWAWLCIKSDKSLCVCSTPNQDNPTMDIAECPGTPVLGIDVWEHAYYLNYQNRRPDYINAFFNVINWVEVSARYEAAIA
- a CDS encoding leucine-rich repeat domain-containing protein, yielding MFGQNEEEGIYENLESALKNPFNVKQLVLTNLQMKELSDTILAFPNLTVLDISSNQLKSLPNWIIQLSKLESINLNYNNFDTIPDILFYLSNLRYLTINNNCLKFVPDKIRILYNLEYLDISNSEFSEIPSSIFKLEKLRQLIFMSSQLTGISKEIGNLKELEKVIFTVNKIQHIPDELILLPKMRYIGIGNNLLETINPNICKAKNLNYVAFLGNRLKELPDCFFDLPKIQYINAGDNMYSEDKIKKYRSICEKLGLTSIVFEKEMNISKFH
- a CDS encoding IS4 family transposase, whose protein sequence is MNKSTHNFGNSVLGQLISLIPNSIIDTAVNKHNSDRYIKRFTTLEHLVTMLFCVGSNSTSLREVCTNLLGLEGKLKHIKLKQPPKKSTLGDANKRRNAVVFEQIYYDLLAFYKSTLSDSRFRESYGKELSIIDSTTIFLFKDILKCVGRKPINGKNKGGIKVHLQIRADYNLPTLVKFTDATVHDSNFIQHISFDSNTIYCFDRGYVDYLLFERFNQTQIPFVTRIKDNAKFSSKEEFSLDNCKDDAILKDEQIELGIRENGTITRQLPLRRIAYWSEQHNKCYEFITNIYDLKPEQIATIYKQRWQIELLHKQLKQNFPLNYFLGDNENAIIIQIWCTLIYNLLITVIQRKVEKRKWAFANLCSLIRTHLFNYINLKSFLKNPQKHYIVATQNQIQLFSG
- a CDS encoding superoxide dismutase, which codes for MAFELPQLPYATNALEPHIDTKTMEIHHGKHHAAYVNNLNTAVQGTENDGKTLDELMRNISKLSPAIRNNGGGHFNHSLFWTIMSPNGGGEPSGKLAEAIQSTFSSFEAFKDEFAKAATTRFGSGWAWLCVKADKSLCVCSTPNQDNPTMDIAECPGTPVLGIDVWEHAYYLNYQNRRPDYINAFFNVINWVEVSARYEAAIA
- a CDS encoding T9SS type A sorting domain-containing protein, producing MSTDGHLISGTWNGTTSNQNQFYDLEILKTVATGQYVSIANNVNVNALGSLSFTSNFGIIRTDASSHADDGSAYANELYLQNPTNAKFSGYSTGNGAITKYIEGKLRRQINNTGAHFFPIGVAPASLDGMEAFDLNFTANPNNNFLGLIKPATTAPLHRNIVCDVGQDPTSAVANPFTDCIGGPDGILDLYILESSNDLSHEWVVTPTGSTTGYAYGITMYPGSVLDPDTYYTIPNACSTPYQTQRLRILAKNGKPGGDVSSGPFSPFPFAHLTCYGYCAFDNADLNISLNNQTSFSSFRIHGTINQNSTALPVELLSFTAKAIKNQYIQLDWITASETNNYGFEIYRSTDAVNFNKIGFVAGNGNSSIDIAYQFDDKDVVVDIVYYYKLKQIDFDQKYQFSRIEKAQLKGNNLFSISEIYPNPSNSDAYIDIYSPTESEIKLDIYNPLGQNMKIYKQALKEGVNKIKIESNDLATGSYIVRLNHNTENFTKKLIKK